The Gordonia sp. KTR9 genome contains a region encoding:
- a CDS encoding acyl-ACP desaturase, protein MTTLIGPPDADLGNPGMTGSDLLRELLPVCETEVERHMKMTRDWHPHDYVPWDDGRNFAALGGHDWDPSQSRLSEVAKAAMITNLLTEDNLPSYHRVIADNFTLDDAWGWWVGRWTAEENRHSIVMRDYLVVTRGVDPVELEEIRMAHMTSGFNPLPDDDGQRDHSFDMLFAVAYVSFQELATRVSHRNTGKACGDPIADRMLQRVAADENLHMLFYRNIVAGALDLVPDQTMAAIHAIVTNFQMPGATMPNFRRNAVLIAKGGIYDLPQHMSDVVMPVLRKWRIFERDDFGPIGEYYRELLADFLEQMDVKVRKFEESRERALERQRAREQRRR, encoded by the coding sequence GTGACAACCCTCATCGGACCCCCCGACGCCGACCTCGGCAACCCCGGCATGACCGGCTCGGACCTGCTGCGCGAACTGCTGCCGGTGTGCGAGACCGAGGTCGAGCGCCACATGAAGATGACCCGGGACTGGCACCCCCACGACTACGTGCCCTGGGACGACGGCCGCAACTTCGCGGCACTGGGCGGACACGACTGGGATCCCTCGCAATCCCGGCTCTCCGAGGTCGCCAAGGCCGCGATGATCACCAACCTGCTCACCGAGGACAACCTGCCGTCCTATCACCGGGTGATCGCCGACAACTTCACCCTCGACGACGCCTGGGGCTGGTGGGTGGGCCGCTGGACCGCCGAGGAGAACCGGCACTCGATCGTCATGCGGGACTACCTGGTGGTGACCCGTGGCGTCGACCCGGTCGAGCTCGAAGAGATCCGGATGGCGCACATGACGTCCGGATTCAACCCGTTGCCCGACGACGACGGCCAGCGCGACCACAGCTTCGACATGCTGTTCGCGGTCGCCTACGTGAGTTTCCAGGAGCTCGCCACCCGGGTGTCGCACCGCAACACCGGAAAGGCGTGCGGCGACCCGATCGCCGACCGGATGCTGCAACGTGTCGCGGCCGACGAGAACCTGCACATGCTCTTCTACCGCAACATCGTTGCCGGCGCGCTCGACCTCGTCCCCGACCAGACCATGGCCGCCATCCACGCGATCGTGACCAACTTCCAGATGCCCGGCGCGACGATGCCGAACTTCCGGCGCAACGCCGTGCTGATCGCCAAGGGCGGTATCTACGATCTGCCGCAACACATGTCCGATGTCGTCATGCCGGTCCTGCGGAAGTGGCGCATCTTCGAACGCGACGACTTCGGGCCCATCGGTGAGTACTACCGCGAACTCCTCGCGGACTTCCTGGAACAGATGGATGTGAAGGTGCGCAAGTTCGAGGAGTCGCGCGAACGCGCCCTGGAACGGCAGCGCGCACGCGAGCAGCGGAGACGGTGA
- the cobA gene encoding uroporphyrinogen-III C-methyltransferase, whose product MSEPDSASSNVPGPPHVPGPDAFPSGEGHYLVGLDLRGRRVVVVGGGSVAQRRLPNLVAAGADVHVVALDPTPAVESFPGISVTQRRYVDGDLEGAWYAMACTDDPAVNEAVVAEAERRHTFCVRADDARHGTAVTPASGRHRDVQFGVLAGGDHKLSAALRAAISRALADGSLSVDDAAPHAAGVALVGGGPGDPDLITVRGQRLLAEADVVVADRLAPPELLAELGPQVEIIDAAKVPYGRAMKQEAINDVLVEKAKAGKFVVRLKGGDPYVYGRGFEELQACVAAGVPVTVVPGISSSIAAPASAGIPVTHRGVTHEIVIASGHVPPGHPDSLIDWSAMGKLRGTLVLMMAVERVEVFARALLDGGRRPDTPVAMIENGSLPTQRLLRTDLAHAGEVADAEGLRPPAIVVIGDVAAFTEGEPDGIRA is encoded by the coding sequence ATGTCCGAGCCTGACTCCGCCTCGTCGAATGTCCCGGGGCCCCCGCACGTTCCCGGGCCCGACGCCTTCCCCTCCGGAGAGGGGCACTACCTGGTCGGCCTCGACCTCCGCGGACGCAGGGTCGTCGTGGTGGGTGGTGGGTCCGTCGCCCAGCGACGTCTGCCCAACCTCGTGGCGGCGGGCGCCGACGTCCACGTCGTCGCACTCGACCCGACGCCCGCCGTCGAGTCGTTCCCCGGTATCAGCGTCACCCAGCGTCGCTACGTCGACGGGGATCTGGAGGGCGCCTGGTACGCGATGGCCTGCACCGACGACCCCGCCGTCAACGAGGCGGTGGTCGCCGAGGCCGAGCGCAGGCACACGTTCTGCGTGCGCGCCGACGACGCCCGACACGGCACCGCGGTCACGCCGGCGTCCGGCCGCCACCGCGACGTGCAGTTCGGGGTCCTCGCCGGTGGCGACCACAAGCTGTCGGCAGCGTTGCGCGCCGCGATCAGCCGCGCGCTGGCCGACGGTTCACTGAGCGTCGACGACGCCGCCCCGCATGCCGCGGGCGTGGCCCTCGTCGGTGGCGGACCGGGTGATCCCGACCTCATCACCGTCCGTGGTCAGCGGCTCCTCGCCGAGGCCGATGTGGTGGTCGCCGACCGGCTCGCGCCCCCCGAGCTGCTCGCCGAGCTCGGCCCGCAGGTCGAGATCATCGACGCCGCCAAGGTGCCGTACGGCCGTGCGATGAAGCAGGAGGCCATCAACGACGTCCTGGTCGAGAAGGCGAAGGCGGGCAAGTTCGTCGTCCGTCTCAAGGGGGGAGACCCCTATGTCTACGGGCGGGGCTTCGAAGAACTCCAGGCCTGCGTGGCCGCCGGTGTCCCGGTGACGGTCGTCCCGGGCATCAGCAGCTCGATCGCCGCGCCGGCATCCGCGGGGATCCCGGTCACGCACCGCGGGGTCACGCACGAGATCGTCATCGCCTCGGGTCACGTGCCACCCGGCCACCCGGACTCGCTGATCGACTGGTCGGCGATGGGCAAGCTGCGCGGCACCCTCGTCCTGATGATGGCCGTCGAACGCGTCGAGGTCTTCGCCCGGGCACTGCTCGACGGCGGCCGGCGACCCGACACCCCGGTCGCGATGATCGAGAACGGATCGCTGCCGACGCAGCGGCTGCTGCGCACCGACCTCGCCCACGCCGGCGAGGTGGCCGACGCCGAGGGACTGCGGCCGCCCGCGATCGTGGTCATCGGTGACGTGGCCGCGTTCACCGAGGGAGAGCCTGACGGAATCCGGGCCTGA